From the genome of Haloarcula taiwanensis:
AGCAGGGTTGTGGGCACGGTGTGGGCTTTCCGGTTCGGCGACGAACGCTTCGTCGGACGAGACAACGTACTCCCCGTCGGGCGTTTCGACGTGAAGTGTCCCCTCAAGGACGTAGAACAGTTCCTCGCGCGTCTCGTGGTAGTGGTAGGTCCGCGAGAGGTCTTCGCCGGGGGCCATCTCGTAGGTGGCCGCATGGAGCGCGTGGAGTTCGGCGGCGTCGGAGATGCCGCGCCGGTCACAGGGGTAGTCCTCGGTTTCTGACAGGTCCCGTGGGTCGATCTGATGATAGCCCATATCGTCGGTGGGGGCGTCGGCGGGCAAAAGCGTGCCCACGGCGCAGTGTCAGGTGAACAGCCAGACGAGAAGCGAAAGCGTTCCGATGGAGACGACCGTCGACGTGAAGACGTTTAGCGAGGCAAACGCCGCGTCGCCGCCGAGTTCCGTCGTGTAGACGTACGTCGACACCGCCGTTGGGGTGCCGAGCATCACAACCGCCGCGCTCAGCGCCGTCGTGTCCATCGACAGCGAGGAGTACACCAGCCACGCCAGCGCCGGCATCCACAGCACCTTCAGCCCGACGACGCTGACGGTCTTCTGCAGGTCCGCCACGGGGAGGTCCGTGTCGAGCGTCGCACCGATACACAGCAGGGCGACCGGGAGCGCCAGTTCGGCCGGCGGACCGAGCGCACCGACGAGTGGCTCCGGAACGGACAGCGACAGGACCGAGGCTGTGATACCGGCCACCAGTGCGATGAGAACGGGGTTCGTGAGGAGTTTCCTGCACTCGCCCAGCAGCGAGGCGTCGCTGCCGTTGATGCGGACCAGCAGGAACACCGTCACCGGGACGTGAGTCACCGCGCCGATGCCGAGGATGACGCTGGCGACGGCTGTCGCTTCGCTGCCCATCGTCGCCGCTACGAGCGGCAGGCCGAGAAACCCCATGTTGCTGTGATACGACTGCACGACCGACACGCTCCGGCGACCCGCCGACTCTAGCCGTCGATGGACGAGCCAGCCCAGCGCTATCGTCAGTCCGATGACGGCCCAGAACCCCCCGAGGAGCGCCGGCGAGATAATCTCCTGTAACGGGCGGTTGTAGGTAGACCGGAATATGAGCGCCGGCAGCGCGACGGTAAAGACGAGTGTGGTGAGGATATCCGTCCGCCGCTCGGTCAGCAGCCCGAAGTGACCGGCAGCGACGCCGGTCGAAAGAAACGCGACCATGAACCCGAGCTGCCCGAGAACGGCCATGTTGGTGCCCAATCGGTTCGAACGCTTGACCCTTTCGTCACAGGCGAAAGCGAATTTTAATCATGTAGTTCCCGCGCGGAGGGAGTCGGTTCCGCTCCCAGCCAGGGCGTGGCGGCCCGACAACAAGCCTTTACCCGCACCGTCGCGTATCTCGCGCCAACAATGGTACTCGACAATCTGGGGAGTTCACTCCGGGGGACACTTGACGACCTCCGGGGGAAATCCCGGCTCTCTGAAGAAGACATCGAGGACATCGTCAAGGAGATTCAGCGGTCGCTGTTGCAGGCCGATGTGGATGTCGGGCTCGTGCAGGACCTCTCCGACAGCATCGAAACACGCGCGCTGGATGAGGAACCGCCGGCGGGGACGACCCCGCGGGACTGGGTCCTGCGAATCGTCTACGAGGAACTGGTCGACCTCGTCGGCGAGTCGACCGAACTCCCGCTAGAAGAGCAGACCATCATGCTCGCCGGCCTGTACGGGTCGGGGAAGACGACGACGGCCGCGAAGATGGCGTGGTGGTTCTCGACGAAAGGACTCCGGCCGGCTATCATCCAGACTGACACGGACCGGCCCGGTGCGTACGACCAGTCCAAGGAGATGGCCGAACGAGCTGAAGTCGACTTCTACGGCGACCCCGACGAGGACGACCCGGTGAAGATCGCCCGCGACGGGCTGGAAGCGACGGCGAACGCGGACGTTCGTATCGTCGACACGGCAGGTCGTGACGGCCTGAACGAGGAACTCATCGAACAGATCGAGCGCATTGAGCAGGAGGTCCAGCCCGACCGGGACCTGCTCGTGCTGGACGCGGCGATGGGCCAGAGCGCCAAGAGCCAGGCCGCCGACTTCGAGGAAGCCATCGGCATCGACGGCGTCGTCATCACCAAACTCGACGGGACGGCGAAAGGTGGCGGCGCGCTCGCCGCCGTCAACGAGACGGACTCGACCATCGCCTTCCTCGGTTCCGGGGAGACGGTCAAGGACATCGAGCGCTTCGAACCGTCGGGGTTCATCTCTCGACTGCTCGGCATGGGCGACCTCAAACAGCTCACCGAGCGCGTCGAGCGCGCGATGGAGGAGACCCAAGAGGGCGACGACGAGGACTGGGACCCCGAGGACATGCTAGAGGGGCAGTTCACCCTCAAGGACATGCGCAAGCAGATGCAGACGATGAACAACATGGGGCCGCTCGACCAGGTGATGGACATGATTCCCGGCCTGGGCGGCGGGCTGATGGATCAGCTCCCCGACGACGCGATGGACGTGACACAGGAGCGGATGCGTGACTTCGACGTTATCATGGACTCGATGACTGAGGAGGAACTGGAGAACCCCCGCGTCGTCGGTCAGTCCCGGACCGAACGCATCTGTCGCGGCTCGGGCAAGCCCGAGGAGCGCGTGCGTGAACTCCTCCAGCAGCACAAGCAGATGGAGCAGATGCTCAAGCAGTTCCAGGGCATGGGCGACGGCGACATGGAGCGGATGATGAAACAGATGCAGCAGGGCGGTGGCGGTGGTGGCGGCATGGGCGGTATGGGCGGCGGCATGGGGCCGTTCGGCGACTGACGCCGCTGTGTCGAGTCGCGGACTGTGATACCCTACGCTATTTTGATGATTTATATTCGAAATCCGGGCCAGAACTAAGGGTTGGCCCGTCCTACGGATAAAGCGAGCATGTACGAAATTGTCGCTGGGATAGACAAAAGTGAGGCTCGTGGGACCGCCATCGCGGAAGCGATAACCGAGATTCCGATGGACGCCAGCCAGGTCCGCGTCACGTTGCTACACGACTTCGAGGAGAACCCCGAAGGTGCGTCCGTCGATCAGGTGGCCTCTATCCGTCGGGCACGGGAAGTCCTCGAAGAGGCTGGCGTCGAGGTGGCTCTGGAGGAGTCGAGCGGCGAACCGGCTGACGCCATCCTCCGGCTAGCTGACGAGCAGGACGCTGACATGATTGTCGTCGCCGGGCGCAAGCGGACGCCGACGGGTAAAGTGCTGTTCGGCAGCGTCACACAGAGCGTGATTCTGGGCACGGACCGCTCCGTGCTGGTCTGTAGCGGCGAAGAAGAGTAACGCCGCGGTCAGACGCCGTACACTTCTTCGACCCGCTTAGCGAGCGGCGACGGGTCCGTCCGGCCAGTGATCCGCTCGACGGGGTCGCCGTCCTCGAACAGCACGACGGCGGGCGCCGCGTTGACACCGACTGACCGACAGAACTCCGGCGACCGCTCGCCGGCGATGCCGCCGACCGGAACGCCGTCCGGGAACGCGGCCAGGACGTCGTCTAACTGTTCTTTCATCGCTTCGCAGGGGTCACAGAACAGCTTCCATACGGTCACGACACACCGCTCGTGGGCGTCGACGAAGGCCTCGTAGCTGTCGTCGTCTAGATGTTCGACCCCGTCGGGGACCGGCGTCTCCGGTCCCAGTTCGGTCGCCATCTGTGCCATCGTCGTCAGTTCCACGGTGGTGTAGGAGCCGTCGACGTTCGACCGCAGGGTCAGGAACGTGGCGAACTCCTCACGCGAGACGTCGAGTTCGTCGACGCGCTCGGCCGCTTCGGCAGCCGAATCGAGGCCGAACACGTCGGCGACGGACTCGTGGAACTCCGCGTCGCCCATCGTGACGTAGGTGTCGTAGTACACCTCGCGGTCGGCCTCGAATGCCTCTGTCGTGCTGACTTCGTCCGTCTCCTCGTCGATGACGGCAACGCCTTCCGACTGCAGCGCGTCAAGCAACGCTTCGGGAGAGCTTGTGTCCGACATTCAGACACCCAGATATTTGTCGCGCGTTTCTTGATCTTGCTGTAGTTCCTCGGCGGGTCCCTCGAAGACCACTTCTCCGCGATCCAGCACGTAACACCGGTCGGCAATCTTCATCGCCGCTACGGCGTTTTGCTCGACCAGCAGTATCGTCGTCCCGTCCTCGCTGATACGTTCGATGGCGTTCTCGACGGACTCGATGATCTGGGGGGCCAGCCCCTCGTACGGCTCGTCGAGCATCAACAGGTCGGTGCTCTGATGGAGCGCGCGGGCGATAGCGAGCATCTGCTGCTCACCGCCCGAGAGCGTGCCGGCCTTCTGGGAGCGTCGCTCGTCGAGTCGCGGGAAGTACTCGTAGATCTCCGCCGTCGACATCCCTTCGTCGCGGAAGTCGAGCTTCCGCCGCCAGGTGTTCGACTTGTTGCGGACGGTGTCCGCGAGGTGGAGGTTCTCGGCGACGGTCAGATCAGTGAACACGCGCCGTTCTTCCGGGACCAGCGAGATGCCGCGGACGGCGATGTCCTCTGGCGGCTGGTTCGTGATGTCCGTTCCGTCGAACTCGATACGGCCGCTCCGGACATCCGGCGGCGTCGCCCCGGAGATACACCGGAGTGTCGAGGTCTTCCCCGCGCCGTTTCGGCCCAGCAGGGCCGTGATTTCGCCGTCATCGACGTTCATCGACACGTCCTGGATGATGTGGCTCTCGCCGTAGTAGCCGTTGATGTTGTCCACGTCGAGCAGCGTCATTCTTCGACACCTCCAAGATACGCTTCCTGTACCGCAGGATCGTTCTGTACTTCCGTCGGCGTCCCTTCCGCGATGACTGCTCCGCGGTTGAGGACGACGATTCGGTCCGAGATGTCGAAGACGATCTCCATGTCGTGTTCGACAAGCAGGAAGGTCAGGTCGAGGTCCTCCTTGACTCGCTTGATGAGCTTGACGGTCGATTTCGTTTCGTCGGGGCTCATTCCGGCAGTCGGTTCGTCCATCAACAGCATATCCGGCTCGGCGGCCAGCGCGATGCCGAGTTCGAGCCGGCGCTTGTTCCCGTAGTCGAGGCTATCGGCCTGATTCTCCCGCTCGTCGTACAGGCCGACCGACTCGAGGACCTCGTTCGCCAGTTCGTCGACCGCCGGGTAGCTGTTCTGATTCCGGAAGAAATTGAACCGGAACGAGCCGTGCTCGGCCGCCAGTGCCGCGATGGTCGCGTTCTCCTTGACGGTTAGTTCGGGGAAGATAGAGGCCGTCTGGAAGGACTTGCTCATCCCTCGCTGGACGACCTCGTGTGGGTCCATCCCGATGATGGAATCCCCCTGGAACGCGATCTCGCCGTAGCTTGGTTCGAGCCGCCTGGTGACGAGGTTGATGAACGTCGACTTCCCCGCGCCGTTGGGGCCGATGAGGCTCACGCCCTCCCCCTGTTCTATCTCCAGGTCCACCTCGTCGACGGCTGTGAGGCCGCCGAACTGTTTGGTGAGCTGTTCCGTTTTGAGGACCGTCATTCGTCCTCACCCCCGACAACCATGTCACGAAGGTAGTCGATACCGCCCCAGATCCCGTTGGGGAAGAGGACGACAGCGACGACGAATACGATACCAAGAATGAGGTGCCAGAACGGGCCGAGCGTCTCGAACCCGCTGACGATGTTCTCGATGTACAGATACAGGCCGGCACCGAACAGCGGCCCGAACAGCGACCCGACGCCGCCGAGCACAGTCATGATGACGACGCGGCCGGATTCGGTCCAGTACAGCGACTCCAGTGGCACGTAGTTCCCCTCAATGGCGAACAGGCTCCCGGCGATGCCGGCGAAGGCAGCCGAGATGATAAACGCCATCAGCTTGTACCGCCAGACGTCGAGGCCGACGAACTCCGCCCGCCGCTCGTTCTCTCGAATCGCGCGGAACACGGTCCCGTACGGCGAGTGGAGGATGCGGTTCGCCATCGCGACCGACAGCACCGTCATGACGGCCACGAACACGTACAGCATGTTGTCGACCAGCATCGACAGCGGGAACGGCACGCCGCCGTGGATGTCGATGACGCCCAGCAGGCTGCCGATGTCCACGGAGGTGAAGCCGTTCTCACCGTTCGTCAGGAAGGCCAGCGGCGAGGCCGCCAGGTAGAACGACATCTGGCCAAACGTCAGCGTCAGGATGGCGAAATAAATCCCACCGCGGCGCAGCGACAGGAAGCCGACGATCCACGCCAGCAACACGGCAAACGCCGTGCCGGCGAGCAACACCAGCAGCGGCGAGCTACTGACGCTCGCGCTGAAGATACCGGCGGCGTAGGCTGCGCCCCCGAAGAAGACGGCGTGACCGAACGACAGCAGGCCGGTGTACCCCAGCAGGATGTCGAACCCAACGGCGAAGATACCGTAGATGAGAATCAGCGTCGCCAGCTGCGTGTAGCCGTTGAGGTAGTTGTTGAAGAGGAACGGGAAGACGGCCACGCCCACGACTGTGAGCAGTACCGTCGATATCTCCCGGTCGCGGAAGCTGGCCCACCGGTCGGCGAGGCCGCCGGTGACCTCCGCCTCAGCGTCGGCCGCTGCCGTGGCGGTCGCGTCACCCGGTTCGTCGCTCATGAGACGTCCACCTCCGAGCCCAGCAGACCCTGCGGACGCACCAGCAAGACGAGTGCCGCGAGCGCGTAGATACCGACCTGACTCCAGGCGGCGTACCCAGTCTGGATGAGGAGCACCTGTAGGGTTCCAAGCATCAGCCCGGCCACGACGGCCCCCTCTATTTTCCCGACGCCGCCGATAACGACAGTCAGAAACGCCGGAACCAACTGTTCAGTCCCGATGTTCGGATTGACATTGGCGAGCGGACCGCCAACGACACCAGCCACGCCGGCGAGTGCAGCACCGATGCCGAACACGACGAGGTACGGCCGGCTCAGTTTAATTCCCAGGAGGCGAACCATCTCACCGTCGAGGGTACCGGCCTGGACGATGAGTCCGAAGTCAGTGTACTCAACGAGGCCGTACACGCCCAGGACGAGGACTGCCGTAATCGCGATGACGCCGAGTCGCCAGCGCGGGAAGTTCCCAACGACGGGCAACGCGATGGGGCCGGATGCCCACGATGGCTGTGGGAACGGCTGGCTGTTCCCGCCAAGCAGCGCCCGGAGCAGTTCCTGGACGATGATTGCGAGCCCGAAGGTCACGAGAATCTGGTCCGTGTCGGGGCGGTCGTAGAACGCCTGTGCGACGAATCGCTCCATCAGGAGGCCGACGACGAACACGACAATCGGCACGATGATGAGCGCGGCGACGAACCCCAGACCGATGCCGTATGACTGGATGCCCCACTCTGCTAACTGGCCGTTGTTCAACGGGACCTGACCAGTTATGAACAGCCCCAGATACGCGCCGACGAGGTACAGTGCCCCGTGGGCGAAATTCACGAACTTCAGTGTCCCAAGGATAATCGACAGTCCAACCGCGAGTAGGACGTAAATCGCACCCTGTTGCAACCCGTTTAGTAAGATAGTGAGGATGTCCGCGAGTAGCGTCACGTCGGACTCCCCCCACTGCACTCCGCTCGTACTATCTGCGTATTCCTAATCATGCTAGTTTTTGTGTATCAAGTAAGGCGACCTCATGAACTATAAATCATGAGGGAACCGGTCCCCTGTCGGGATTATGGCCTATTCGTCGCCGTATTCGCCGAGTTCACACTCCGCGGCCGGCCCGGAATCGCACGCGTATCCGACATCGTCCCGGGACGTGACCTCGACGATTTCGATGAAGTTCCCGTCGCCCTGTTCGCTCTCCGGGAGTCCGCGGGCAACTGGAATCGCTCGCTGGGCCTGGTGGTCGCAGGCCCGCATCGTCTCCTCGCCCATGCCGATATTGTTGTAGTTGTAGTCTTCCAGTTCGCGGATGACTTCCGGCGGGTAGAACGTTCCCGCCCGCTCGGCGGCAGCCGCGTACTGGAGCGTCTGGGCGTAGGCGAGCTGGGCCGGGCCAGAGGGAACACGGTCGTACTCGTTCTGGAACACCTCCGTGAACGCGTTCGAGGGCTCGTTGTCGATCTGGGAGTCCCAAGCAATCGTTCCGAAGACGCCCTCGATAGCCCCGCCGGCGGCCTGTGCCATCGGTCGGTTGTACAGCGGGACGACGATTTCCATGTCCTCGTCGATACCGGCATCGACGGCCTGGGAGACGGAGTTCGCGCCGTCCAGCCCGTAGTGGTCGAGCAGCAACACGTCCGCGCCGCTGTTTGCTGCCTCCGAGAGGTACGACGAGAAGTCGCTGGTCCCGAGCGGCGTCGGCACGCTATCGACCTGCTCCCAGCCGATTTCCGAGAGGAACTGGTTCATCGACTCCTGGACGGTCTGGCCCCAGGAGTAGTCGGCGTACAGCTGGTAGAAGGAGTTATCCGAGCCGTACTCGCTTTCGAGCACCGGCGCAAGCGCCTGTCCGGTCATGTACGCGTTGAACATCTCCCGGAAGCCGTACCGGGCGCAGTCTTTTCCGGTCGTGTCGTTGGAGTGAGTCAGGCAGGCCATGAACATGACCTTCTCCTGCTGGCAGAGGCCCTGGACGGCGATGGCCACCGCGCTGGAGGAGCCACCAGAGATCATCACTACGTCATCCCGGTTTATCATCCGCGAAGCGGCCTGTCGGGCGGTGTCGGCGTCGGTCGCTGTGTCGCCGTTCACCGACTCGACCGTATAGCCAAGGACGCCGTCTCCGCTGAGGTCCTCGAAGCTGTCCACCCAGCCACCCCCGTTATTGAGGTGTTTCTGGGCGAGTTCGTACGCCCGGAGCTCGTCTTGCCCCTCAGACGAGTAGGGTCCGGACTGTGGCACGTTGAACCCGAACGTGACCGTGTCGCCCTCGACCGGGAAGTTCCCGAGCGACGGGTAGTCGTCGCCGCCGTCGCCACCACCGCCGTCGCCACCGTCGCCACCACCGCCGTCGCCACCGTCGCCACCGGAGCAACCGGCCAGTCCTGTTAGCCCTGCCACACCTGCGACGCCCGTACTCTTCAGCAACTGTCGTCGGTTGACCGATCTGCCATTAGTTGGCATGTTCCATACGGTGTGTGTATATATCATAATAGTTTCGGTAGGTTAACTAACGATTTAACATCTACAGGCCGACAGATTCCGGGTAAATTGCGATCCGCAGACTTATTTCGATCTGAATGGTTTGTTATAGCATGGCGAGGAACGCAGGGTGGCAGCTACTCGTCCTCACCGTCGTCGTTACCGCAGGCTGTGGGGGATTCGGGTTCAGCGGCGGCGACGGCTCGCCGACGCCGGTGACGCCCGCTCCGGTACCGACCGACTCTGCGACCGCGTATCCGGCCGGCGTTGGACCGACGGGTGTCACCAGCCCATCTCTGCTTGGGTCCGCACACGGCGACCGCCTCAACGGAACCGGGTACACGCTGACGATGACCCGCACCGTCAGATATGCAAACGGGTCGTTGCGGTCCCACCTTCGAGTCCACGTCGCGCTGGACAAGAACCGGACACATCTCGCGAACATCTCTGTCCGTGGACATGCAGCCCCAGTGCTCCTCGGCCGACCGCCGGCGACCGCCTCGTTCTGGTCCGACGGCGACACGTATCTCCGTCGACTTGTGCGCGACAACCGCACGGTCTACAACGAGTACGACCCGCCGGACAGCTACGCTGGTACGTGGCAATACTGGGTCCACACCGCCGCGCTGAACGGGCGTCCTGCCGCCGACGTCACTCGAACTGTTGCTCCGTTCCACACTCGGACCTCGCGGTCCGGGCGGTCCGACGGGGCGGTCTACGTCATCAGCGGTGACCGACTGCGGGACAACGCAACGTCGACAGTGTGGGCGAGCCGGAAGAACGCGACGCTCGTCGCCCACGTCACCCGGTCGGGACTCGTCCGCAACTACCGGACCGAGTACACGACGGTCACGGACGGCGGCGACCCGATCACCGTCACCAGAACTGTTCGGTTTACCAAGGTCGGGAACACGATGGTCGGGCCGCCGCCGTGGCGCGACAGGGCACAGTCGACTCCCGACTGAGCCGTCGCCAGCGCTATCAGGGGGCTTTTTTTCACTCGCCGTCCTTCGGCCTGCAATGACTGTCCGTGAGGTGGCACTCGAAGCCTACCGGGAATCGCTCCCGGTACTGGCGCTCAGTGCAGTCGGTGGCCTCTTCGCGGGCGTCGTCCTCGGCGGCATGGACGCGGAGTTGCAGGACGTTGCGGGACTGCTCGTGCTCGTGCCGGCGTTGCTTGCCACCCGTGGGAACGTCTACGGCTCGCTCGGGGCCCGTCTGGGGTCGGCACTCCATCAGGGACTCATTGACCCGCGGTTCTCCTTCGACGACGACCGCATCAACGCCGCCGTCGCGGCGGCACTGGCAAACGGCGTGCTCATCAGCGGCGTCGCCGCGGTGATGGCTGTCGCCCTGCTCGCGCTGGTCGGGCGACCGTCGGCCCCGCTCGCGACCCTCGTCGCCATCGCGCTCATCG
Proteins encoded in this window:
- a CDS encoding universal stress protein UspA, whose product is MYEIVAGIDKSEARGTAIAEAITEIPMDASQVRVTLLHDFEENPEGASVDQVASIRRAREVLEEAGVEVALEESSGEPADAILRLADEQDADMIVVAGRKRTPTGKVLFGSVTQSVILGTDRSVLVCSGEEE
- a CDS encoding malonate transporter; protein product: MAVLGQLGFMVAFLSTGVAAGHFGLLTERRTDILTTLVFTVALPALIFRSTYNRPLQEIISPALLGGFWAVIGLTIALGWLVHRRLESAGRRSVSVVQSYHSNMGFLGLPLVAATMGSEATAVASVILGIGAVTHVPVTVFLLVRINGSDASLLGECRKLLTNPVLIALVAGITASVLSLSVPEPLVGALGPPAELALPVALLCIGATLDTDLPVADLQKTVSVVGLKVLWMPALAWLVYSSLSMDTTALSAAVVMLGTPTAVSTYVYTTELGGDAAFASLNVFTSTVVSIGTLSLLVWLFT
- a CDS encoding branched-chain amino acid ABC transporter permease, with the translated sequence MTLLADILTILLNGLQQGAIYVLLAVGLSIILGTLKFVNFAHGALYLVGAYLGLFITGQVPLNNGQLAEWGIQSYGIGLGFVAALIIVPIVVFVVGLLMERFVAQAFYDRPDTDQILVTFGLAIIVQELLRALLGGNSQPFPQPSWASGPIALPVVGNFPRWRLGVIAITAVLVLGVYGLVEYTDFGLIVQAGTLDGEMVRLLGIKLSRPYLVVFGIGAALAGVAGVVGGPLANVNPNIGTEQLVPAFLTVVIGGVGKIEGAVVAGLMLGTLQVLLIQTGYAAWSQVGIYALAALVLLVRPQGLLGSEVDVS
- a CDS encoding cupin: MGYHQIDPRDLSETEDYPCDRRGISDAAELHALHAATYEMAPGEDLSRTYHYHETREELFYVLEGTLHVETPDGEYVVSSDEAFVAEPESPHRAHNPADADESVTVLGVGAPPTDIARPYNPDA
- a CDS encoding ABC transporter ATP-binding protein encodes the protein MTLLDVDNINGYYGESHIIQDVSMNVDDGEITALLGRNGAGKTSTLRCISGATPPDVRSGRIEFDGTDITNQPPEDIAVRGISLVPEERRVFTDLTVAENLHLADTVRNKSNTWRRKLDFRDEGMSTAEIYEYFPRLDERRSQKAGTLSGGEQQMLAIARALHQSTDLLMLDEPYEGLAPQIIESVENAIERISEDGTTILLVEQNAVAAMKIADRCYVLDRGEVVFEGPAEELQQDQETRDKYLGV
- a CDS encoding ABC transporter ATP-binding protein; translated protein: MTVLKTEQLTKQFGGLTAVDEVDLEIEQGEGVSLIGPNGAGKSTFINLVTRRLEPSYGEIAFQGDSIIGMDPHEVVQRGMSKSFQTASIFPELTVKENATIAALAAEHGSFRFNFFRNQNSYPAVDELANEVLESVGLYDERENQADSLDYGNKRRLELGIALAAEPDMLLMDEPTAGMSPDETKSTVKLIKRVKEDLDLTFLLVEHDMEIVFDISDRIVVLNRGAVIAEGTPTEVQNDPAVQEAYLGGVEE
- a CDS encoding thiol reductase thioredoxin, with the translated sequence MSDTSSPEALLDALQSEGVAVIDEETDEVSTTEAFEADREVYYDTYVTMGDAEFHESVADVFGLDSAAEAAERVDELDVSREEFATFLTLRSNVDGSYTTVELTTMAQMATELGPETPVPDGVEHLDDDSYEAFVDAHERCVVTVWKLFCDPCEAMKEQLDDVLAAFPDGVPVGGIAGERSPEFCRSVGVNAAPAVVLFEDGDPVERITGRTDPSPLAKRVEEVYGV
- a CDS encoding branched-chain amino acid ABC transporter substrate-binding protein is translated as MPTNGRSVNRRQLLKSTGVAGVAGLTGLAGCSGGDGGDGGGGDGGDGGGGDGGDDYPSLGNFPVEGDTVTFGFNVPQSGPYSSEGQDELRAYELAQKHLNNGGGWVDSFEDLSGDGVLGYTVESVNGDTATDADTARQAASRMINRDDVVMISGGSSSAVAIAVQGLCQQEKVMFMACLTHSNDTTGKDCARYGFREMFNAYMTGQALAPVLESEYGSDNSFYQLYADYSWGQTVQESMNQFLSEIGWEQVDSVPTPLGTSDFSSYLSEAANSGADVLLLDHYGLDGANSVSQAVDAGIDEDMEIVVPLYNRPMAQAAGGAIEGVFGTIAWDSQIDNEPSNAFTEVFQNEYDRVPSGPAQLAYAQTLQYAAAAERAGTFYPPEVIRELEDYNYNNIGMGEETMRACDHQAQRAIPVARGLPESEQGDGNFIEIVEVTSRDDVGYACDSGPAAECELGEYGDE
- a CDS encoding branched-chain amino acid ABC transporter permease; the protein is MSDEPGDATATAAADAEAEVTGGLADRWASFRDREISTVLLTVVGVAVFPFLFNNYLNGYTQLATLILIYGIFAVGFDILLGYTGLLSFGHAVFFGGAAYAAGIFSASVSSSPLLVLLAGTAFAVLLAWIVGFLSLRRGGIYFAILTLTFGQMSFYLAASPLAFLTNGENGFTSVDIGSLLGVIDIHGGVPFPLSMLVDNMLYVFVAVMTVLSVAMANRILHSPYGTVFRAIRENERRAEFVGLDVWRYKLMAFIISAAFAGIAGSLFAIEGNYVPLESLYWTESGRVVIMTVLGGVGSLFGPLFGAGLYLYIENIVSGFETLGPFWHLILGIVFVVAVVLFPNGIWGGIDYLRDMVVGGEDE
- a CDS encoding signal recognition particle protein, which gives rise to MVLDNLGSSLRGTLDDLRGKSRLSEEDIEDIVKEIQRSLLQADVDVGLVQDLSDSIETRALDEEPPAGTTPRDWVLRIVYEELVDLVGESTELPLEEQTIMLAGLYGSGKTTTAAKMAWWFSTKGLRPAIIQTDTDRPGAYDQSKEMAERAEVDFYGDPDEDDPVKIARDGLEATANADVRIVDTAGRDGLNEELIEQIERIEQEVQPDRDLLVLDAAMGQSAKSQAADFEEAIGIDGVVITKLDGTAKGGGALAAVNETDSTIAFLGSGETVKDIERFEPSGFISRLLGMGDLKQLTERVERAMEETQEGDDEDWDPEDMLEGQFTLKDMRKQMQTMNNMGPLDQVMDMIPGLGGGLMDQLPDDAMDVTQERMRDFDVIMDSMTEEELENPRVVGQSRTERICRGSGKPEERVRELLQQHKQMEQMLKQFQGMGDGDMERMMKQMQQGGGGGGGMGGMGGGMGPFGD